The following are from one region of the Halomonas qaidamensis genome:
- a CDS encoding sensor domain-containing diguanylate cyclase, translated as MHQRIPRSLRFRFFVALGGLLLCAIASLAAISAWLIFPTLQAEERATVKRELDRVERSFKLDQQQLHAQVRDWAHWDDTYQFIRGDYPRYADVNFSQEMFEDMRYQFMAFFTSSGEVHFLAGINPETGSYQTCRATIGDCSWMTPWVNSMQAAIEDNRTDQISIYANHPPAIVASSPVLRTDKSGVSPGWLFKTRTLNSEWLSFMEVYTGLPISLSLSHESAPLSDSFSFSGNTVVAERYFPVSGSPTPMSLSIGIELNRTSYLTSLTTFRYVLLWTAGLMIMVIALVLLLLEKIVLKPLRLLTQFTQQVGTDGTDTYGLTKRNDEIGLLSRTFQEQFACQQQLNAELLKLSTHDALTGLPNRRLFDQRLETAFAEAVSAPNALAVMMLDIDHFKLYNDHYGHQCGDECLQQVAGAFNSIATAFNFLIARTGGEEFSAILPGVSPESAKEIGEQLTQAIDHLQLPHATSPVKPYVTVSVGIAMLKDSKSPSASAVMSAADQALYLAKAAGRHQVVLFKPPLANTTFSAHNTPL; from the coding sequence ATGCACCAGCGTATCCCACGCTCATTGCGTTTTCGTTTTTTTGTTGCACTTGGCGGATTACTTCTATGTGCAATAGCCTCGCTGGCGGCTATCAGCGCATGGCTTATCTTTCCGACATTACAAGCAGAAGAGCGCGCAACGGTCAAACGGGAGCTGGATCGTGTTGAACGTAGTTTTAAACTAGATCAACAACAGCTGCATGCCCAGGTAAGGGACTGGGCTCACTGGGATGACACTTATCAGTTTATACGGGGTGATTATCCACGTTACGCAGACGTCAATTTCAGTCAAGAAATGTTTGAAGATATGCGTTATCAGTTCATGGCGTTTTTCACTAGCAGCGGAGAGGTCCACTTTCTAGCTGGCATTAACCCTGAGACAGGTAGTTATCAAACCTGCAGAGCTACCATTGGTGACTGCAGCTGGATGACGCCATGGGTAAACAGCATGCAGGCCGCCATTGAAGATAATAGAACCGATCAAATTAGCATCTACGCTAACCACCCCCCAGCCATCGTTGCTTCCAGCCCCGTATTACGTACTGACAAAAGTGGCGTATCACCCGGATGGTTGTTTAAGACGCGCACACTAAATAGCGAATGGCTAAGTTTTATGGAGGTTTATACAGGCCTACCAATCAGCCTTAGCCTCAGTCATGAGTCAGCGCCTCTCAGCGACTCTTTTAGCTTCTCAGGCAACACGGTAGTTGCTGAACGTTACTTCCCCGTTTCAGGCTCGCCGACGCCTATGTCGTTAAGTATTGGTATAGAACTTAATCGCACGAGCTATTTGACCAGTTTAACCACCTTTCGTTATGTACTGCTATGGACAGCGGGCTTGATGATCATGGTCATTGCTTTGGTGCTATTGCTACTTGAGAAAATTGTGCTTAAGCCGCTGCGGTTATTAACCCAATTTACCCAGCAAGTAGGAACAGATGGGACAGATACCTATGGACTTACCAAGCGCAATGATGAGATTGGCTTGCTGTCACGTACGTTTCAAGAGCAGTTCGCCTGCCAGCAGCAACTCAATGCTGAGCTACTAAAGCTATCTACCCATGACGCTCTAACAGGGCTACCTAATCGTCGGCTTTTTGATCAACGCCTGGAAACAGCTTTTGCAGAGGCAGTCTCAGCACCCAATGCTTTAGCGGTGATGATGTTAGATATCGATCACTTTAAGCTATATAACGATCACTATGGTCACCAATGTGGCGATGAATGCTTGCAGCAAGTGGCGGGTGCCTTTAATAGCATCGCCACCGCATTTAATTTCTTAATTGCCAGAACGGGAGGAGAAGAATTCAGTGCCATCTTGCCCGGTGTTTCCCCAGAGTCTGCCAAAGAAATTGGCGAGCAGCTAACCCAAGCCATCGACCACCTACAGTTGCCCCACGCGACGTCTCCTGTGAAGCCTTATGTAACAGTAAGCGTTGGCATTGCTATGCTGAAAGACAGCAAATCGCCTTCAGCAAGCGCAGTAATGAGCGCTGCCGACCAAGCCCTCTATCTTGCTAAGGCAGCCGGGCGGCACCAAGTTGTGCTATTCAAACCACCCCTAGCCAACACTACGTTTTCTGCGCACAATACGCCGCTATGA
- the rsxB gene encoding electron transport complex subunit RsxB: MGDIFSWWSILSAVGVLTGIGITFGALLGMASVRFKGEDNPLVEQIDALLPQTQCGQCGYPGCRPYAEAINQGDALNKCPPGGEATIHALADLLGREPVPLDGEAATEDTVAFIREAECIGCTKCIQACPVDAIIGAAKQMHTVIEDECTGCDLCVAPCPVDCIDMLPRSKPLNQWQPVVTIAPLIASDRQPTRSQHASL, translated from the coding sequence ATGGGAGATATATTTTCTTGGTGGAGCATTCTCAGTGCAGTGGGTGTGTTGACCGGAATTGGAATAACGTTTGGAGCACTACTGGGTATGGCCAGTGTGCGCTTCAAAGGAGAAGATAATCCGTTAGTAGAGCAGATTGATGCACTATTACCACAAACCCAATGTGGCCAGTGCGGTTACCCAGGCTGTCGGCCGTATGCGGAAGCTATCAATCAGGGTGATGCGTTGAATAAGTGCCCGCCTGGCGGCGAAGCGACTATTCACGCATTAGCAGACTTATTAGGCCGAGAGCCTGTGCCACTAGATGGCGAAGCAGCTACTGAAGACACTGTCGCGTTTATTCGTGAAGCTGAATGCATTGGCTGTACTAAGTGCATTCAAGCATGCCCGGTGGATGCCATTATTGGCGCTGCAAAGCAAATGCATACGGTGATAGAAGATGAATGCACCGGCTGCGATTTGTGCGTTGCTCCCTGCCCCGTCGACTGTATTGATATGTTGCCTCGAAGCAAGCCTCTCAACCAATGGCAACCTGTGGTCACCATCGCACCTTTAATCGCCAGCGATCGACAGCCAACTAGGAGTCAGCATGCCAGCCTATAA
- the rsxA gene encoding electron transport complex subunit RsxA has product MNELFLILISTALVNNFVLVQFLGLCPFMGVSNKLESAMGMSLATTFVLTLASAASYVVYHGLLVPLDVTYLRTISFIVVIAAVVQFTEIMVRQLSPLLHQVLGIFLPLITTNCAVLGVALLSLNRELSFFHTTLYGLGAALGFSMILVLFAAMRERLTNADIPTPFRGAAIAMVTASLMSLAFLGFSGLAQG; this is encoded by the coding sequence ATGAATGAACTTTTTCTAATTTTGATTAGCACTGCGCTGGTCAATAACTTTGTATTGGTGCAGTTTTTAGGGCTTTGCCCATTTATGGGGGTTTCAAATAAACTGGAATCCGCCATGGGCATGTCTCTGGCGACCACGTTCGTACTCACACTGGCATCTGCCGCTAGTTATGTGGTCTATCATGGCTTACTTGTGCCCTTGGATGTTACCTATCTGCGCACCATCAGTTTTATCGTTGTTATTGCCGCTGTCGTGCAATTTACCGAAATTATGGTGCGCCAACTAAGCCCCCTATTGCATCAAGTGCTGGGGATTTTTCTACCGCTGATTACCACTAACTGTGCGGTACTTGGTGTCGCCCTGTTATCGCTTAACCGCGAGCTGAGTTTCTTTCATACTACCCTTTATGGGCTGGGTGCAGCGCTTGGTTTTTCGATGATTTTGGTGCTGTTCGCAGCGATGCGCGAGCGATTGACCAATGCTGATATACCAACTCCTTTTAGAGGTGCCGCCATTGCTATGGTCACAGCGAGCCTTATGTCACTGGCCTTTCTCGGTTTTTCAGGATTAGCGCAGGGGTAA